The Palaemon carinicauda isolate YSFRI2023 chromosome 7, ASM3689809v2, whole genome shotgun sequence DNA window AGGAAGACCAAAGAATAACCTTGGGTaccgaggaaataaggagaaagattaaggaaagaaaggaactaaatagaaaaaaaagagaaatgaaaaatatattaggttaaaaacagaattaaaagaaaaatacaattataaGAAGAAAAAAGTACAAATACTAGTGAAAGATAGTATAACTTTATATGAGAAAAAgcagaccagggagataagagatgatagaaacaataaactatgagaaaacataaacaaataaaaaaaacaacgaaaaaaaagcaaggcaatacaattatatggagataggGGAAATAAACTATCCGATGTAGAGGCTAAAGAGGAATTAGTAAAAATTTTGAAAACAGTTTACAATacgcatgaaaatagaataacgGAGACCTGGAATGAGGAGAGAGTGAATACCAGGATAAtgtgagaagagaaaacgacattataataGTAAATTAATTTAGTAAACCCGAACACCTAAGGGAGCATTATAATTCTGTACTAAATGTCAAAGAAGTAATTAAACCCATGCCTGCCGatgaaatgagtaaaggtaaattagaaaaatgccttaaacgcctaaagaaaggtaaagcagctggggcAGATGGACGAAAGACAGATTATTACAAGGCTATGATGATATgcgatatatataagaatacactagtgaactgctacaaagaggaattaGCAAGTAAAGAAAAACCcgaaagctggaaagaatccagaacaaaaagtttaaaaaagaaaaacaaaccaacaaCAAAGGAACTGAGACCAATagcactcacaaatgtatcatataaaatatacatggcttttatcaaggatgaaatagaaggacgCCTAAAAGTAATAACGCCATAGAGGATAGTGaagcgggatttacagagggaggaagtattgaatataatatatacatcttacagtacatggtcgaaaaaaactttaaaaaataagaaaaaaatcttagttgcctatttagatttcaaaaaagcttttgattccataaaaagggaagcactgatagaaacattaaagcaatataaagtacatactagtataataaaATCTATAGCTGAAGTATATGCGAGAGactactacgttagacataggggaaacagtcgaacaaaaattgagcgtaagtagtggaataaagcaaggctgtactggctctacaacattgttcaaattaattacttatcagattataaaacaagtagataAGGAAGgtgatggttttaaaaatgatattataaagctagtagtactattttttgctgatgatgtattAGTCTTGAACGGCGCTTTTTGTAGGTTATTGAAAGTACTCGTCGACCATTTTGCAGTTTATTTAGTCGAAGGTTACAAAGTATTTGTATGCCCActgcaaagaccgtccagctctGTCCCCTCATGGGCTCCAGGCAAGTcccttataattccatcttaaagtcgtcgatgtggaCTCTCTCAAACACGTCCACTCCCAACGCTGGGTactgtttgaaagacccacctgccGCTTTCCCAAGTGCTTGACAGAGGGGTGGCGGGAAATGGACGGAtggttctttttgttttcttttgttactaacatataaaaggtgtcccccataattattgtttctgacgaaaacttcctcattttaattttcttattatttgataaCGTGTgcgcctctattagtgaccgaaatttaattgaaaattttggatttaccacgaacagtcattcaaagttgcgcacGGAAAAGTGAAAtatccctgagtgaaatttccctgcgtttacacccGCCCTTTTGAAACCTCTTGAACACAAGGGGGTTCAACACCTTATCGTTCTGTAATGCCCATTAGATCCGTCTCCtcctccaaaattaaaacaagctTCGACAGCGGTCTTTCgtattccttgccctctctcctgaTAGTCACCGTCAtcaccaaaccatctttccctactttagtctgaactactctagccaatggccaatAGCAGCGTGCTTCATTCTCCTTGACCATAAGGACTACGTCTCCTACCCTGACGTTTTGTTGCTCTTTGAACCATTTCTGTCGCTGTTGTAACCCTAGCAGGTATTCACGTTTCCAACGGGCCCAGAACTGCTCGGCCATAAGCTGCACCTGCTTCTATCTCTGCTCAGGGTGGCCACCTACTGCAATTTACCAGCCTACAGGCGAATCtcccatgtttaaaagcttgttcggtgtgagtggaaccgggtctctactgtctgaggtgacgacagtaaggggcctactgttaaccgttgcctccacttcacaaaagagtGTGCATAGCCCTTCATAATCCCATTGCAgtgtccccaagactatatctaagaccctcctcacggtacctatcaaccgttctcatgctcctccaaaatgtgagACACTGGGAGGATTGAAAATAAATTCTACCCCACACCCAAGTAACTCATTGCGCACCTTGTTTCCGGCCAAGAACTCGTAACTGGAGTCGAGAACTTTCCGCGATCCCATAATATTAGTGCCGCAGTCGCATCTAACCGTCTTGACTTGACCACGACAagccaaaaacctcctgaaggcaTTAATGAACGAGTCTGATGTGAGATTTGAAGCTACCTCCAAGTGTATGACCCTCATGTTCAAGcaagtgaatataactccccaatgcTTCATTTGTGCTCTGCCTCGTTTTACGAAGAATGGCCCAAAAAGGTCCACCCCGGTGCAATAAAATGGGGGGTTTTCCCGACTCCACGCGATCAGGTGGTAGATCAGCCATTAGCTGCTTGATAACCTTTCCATGTGCCCTGCGACACCTAACACATCTACTCAGCACGCGTCGCACTGCTGCATGACCCTTAATTACCCAAAATTTCTCCTTAATCAGGCTCAGAACATGCATCACACCCATATGGTTGgaatgctcatgataatactggatcaccatgtctgtcaagTGGCCCTTATATggcaaaataattggatgcctttcgcttggagagatatttgccgaagataacctacctccaacgcacagaagcccatttcttaggattggtttcaaccttcttagggagTTAGAGGCCCTAATAGTACCTCCCTTCTCAacgctctctatctctatctcgaaATCAATacgctgtgttacctgcactaccaccGTCTCTGCCAAGCTAATAATTTCGGTGGACAAATGCATATCTAGCTCGCCGAGCAGCTGCttgtgtttataaataatgtacctagcaaatagcaacaaccaacccaaagctctaaggagcttgatccacctggaatagtggtggatgattttatacatacctgtttgcctgatgtccatcccaatcctgaaactaattacttggtagcctctagttcctgttggCCTTATCTCACGCTTAACTTCTAATCCTTCCACACCATCTGATATTTGAGCTGGCTCAGTTGGCCAGAAACACTCTTCCTTTAACAGAAACTCCGGCCCTTTTCTCCACCTTTCGgactgcttggaacgtgttgcatcgCCTGCTAGGTTCCACTCAGAGTTAACAtacctccactctttctgatcactgACCTCCCTTATCATAGAAACACGGTTTGCCACTAATGTCTGGTATCTGGCCTGATTATTCCTAATATATCGCAAGACGGTTGTTGAGTCGGTCATGATAGACTccatctaccctgaaatctatcatggtGCTACCAAGTCTTACGGCCAGTACCGCTGTACCAAGTTCTAGGCGGGGCACTGAAACATGTGTCAATGGTGCTACCCTCgcctttcccatgatgaatctgcaagatacaTTTCCCCACTGAtccgagacccgcaagtatgccactactcccaaagccatgacacttgcatctgagaacaaatgcaactgtactagggtggctgattcccatggaataaccttcaggcttcttGGCACACTTATCCCGCTGGTCTGGCTCAGCTTCTTTGCCCACACCTTGATGCGGTCCATAGTGTCAGAGTCCAATTCCATGTCCCAAGCTATCTTTAATTggcagaggtcctgcatgatgaccctaccctcgattaaaactggcgccaatatACCGAGTGAATCGTAAATTGAGGCTATGGCTGACAACAGGTCACGCTTAGTCCTTGGAACTGATAGTAGCTCTGCTCAGACACCCAATTTatcagtggccaagtcccactgtactcccaaagcctttgtcttatgtgactctgatccatctataagctctgaggtgttcctactgtaccactccctcTGGATGGATGACATAACCTCCACACAAGGGCTACTGAATTTTTTTGCAGAGCTCCTTAACCTCTAACAAATTGACTAAAAGTGCATCTTTGCGATCCTCGGCTCTCAAACAGTCATCTACATAAAAGTTCTTGGCAACTGTGAACCGtgcttcactgaaaattcattcccaaagtcgCTTGCTGTCTGTTTCAGCACAAAGTTTGCAATGCTCGGAGAAGAGCAAGCCCCGAACAggtggactgccattctccactctttgggttcctcgtcaagactattttcccaccaaaagaacctaAGATAATCCTgctgatgctctggtacccgtacctgatagaacatggtatttatatctcctgtataggcaaatagacctccccgaaactttaccaacacacccagcaaagagttcatcatatcaggtccctgcaataGTAGGTCGTTCAATGATGtaccctccaccttgcttgcacTGTCAAATATAacacggaccttgtctggcttgtctggatgttgcacaccaaaTGAGGAATGTACCACACATTTCCCGAGCTGGCTGTGGTCACTTgctcagcatagcctttctgttgcatctctgtcatgaaggcactatactgcttagcgtagttaccatccttcactagcttcttacgaaggctgtgcatacggcgCAATGCGATGTCCCCTGTTTCTGGCAAGGGTCCATGATTGCCacgcagaggctatggcacctcgtaacttcctcctacagttctaacccctttctctattatttctagccatttcctgtcctctgcagacatttcccttTTGTTAGATGCAATATCGTCATACTCGTGATTATAACTCTCAACCAGTATGCGGTCTAACTCAAGGTGCTTACTTGTCACTCTGATCCTATTGACATGCTCTTGACACCCTTTGTTCTTTGCTTCACATACTACCTAGCCCAGTAATGTTCGTATGGCATGTGGTTCATGGAGGCGTGTTGAATTGATAACTTCCCTTGGCTCGAGCAGGTGAGGAACATTGTTCCAAATTAATAAACCTACCTCAGCTTCTACATCTGGGATGTAAATCTCTCGCAAGTGTGGCCAGCGTTCTAAATCTCCGGACCTGACCACATCACACTAATCGATTGGTATGCGAGGGCACTCAACACCGGGGGTagtgtaatgcaagtcttgccctcatagtccaatactgacaatcccgagactaggctgtatgcaacttcccctactccgttgatggtttcaacattcaccttaacgtcctgcctctcagtgctgcctagggtttgcattaaagcttccgagacaaagcatgtggaactcccattgtccaagaaagccttcgtgaaaacctcacttccttcccttgacctaatccttatcggcacaactgacatccctgtaccaatgctacctcctctaattgccctgaacatagcaattttgtcataTGTACCTTCCTcctgagccactaaggctctatTCG harbors:
- the LOC137644321 gene encoding uncharacterized protein is translated as MQDLCQLKIAWDMELDSDTMDRIKVWAKKLSQTSGISVPRSLKVIPWESATLVQLHLFSDASVMALGVVAYLRVSDQWGNVSCRFIMGKARVAPLTHVSVPRLELGTAVLAVRLGSTMIDFRVDGVYHDRLNNRLAIY